A stretch of the Capsicum annuum cultivar UCD-10X-F1 chromosome 10, UCD10Xv1.1, whole genome shotgun sequence genome encodes the following:
- the LOC107843541 gene encoding glutathione S-transferase L3 isoform X4 — MATPAQEIRPPSLISSSEPPSLFDGTTRLYISYICPFAQRAWITRNVKGLQDKIELVPIDLQNRPAWYKEKVYAQNKVPALEHNNKVIGESLDLIKYIDSNFEGPSLLPDDPEKQKFAEELVTYTDTFLKEIYGSFKGDVEKQAGPHFDYLEKALEKFNNGPFFLGQFSQADIAYASFIERFQIFLQEVFNYDITSWRPKLAKWIEELNKIDGYIQTKADPKKVVEIYKSRFMA, encoded by the exons ATGGCTACTCC TGCACAAGAAATTCGTCCTCCATCTCTCATTTCTTCTTCTGAACCCCCGTCCCTGTTCGATGGAACCACCAG GTTGTATATCAGTTATATTTGCCCATTTGCTCAGCGTGCGTGGATTACCAGAAATGTCAAG GGTTTACAAGATAAGATTGAATTAGTTCCAATTGATCTTCAGAACAGGCCTGCTTGGTACAAGGAAAAAGTTTACGCTCAAAACAAG GTTCCCGCTCTGGAACACAACAACAAAGTGATTGGAGAAAGTCTCGATCTGATTAAATATATCGACAGCAACTTTGAGGGGCCATCCCTTCTACCTGAT GACCCTGAAAAACAGAAGTTTGCTGAAGAGTTGGTAACTTACACCGATACATTCCTGAAAGAAATATATGGTAGCTTTAAAGGAGATGTTGAGAAGCAGGCTG GACCTCATTTTGACTACTTAGAAAAAGCTCTCGAGAAATTTAACAATGGACCTTTCTTCCTGGGTCAATTCAGTCAG GCCGACATTGCGTATGCTTCCTTCATTGAGAGGTTCCAAATCTTCTTACAAGAGGTGTTCAACTATGATATCACATCTTGGAGGCCAAAACTAGCAAAATGGATAGAG GAATTGAACAAGATTGATGGCTACATTCAGACAAAAGCCGATCCCAAGAAAGTGGTCGAGATATATAAGAGCCGCTTTATG GCATAA
- the LOC107843541 gene encoding glutathione S-transferase L3 isoform X2, whose amino-acid sequence MATPAQEIRPPSLISSSEPPSLFDGTTRLYISYICPFAQRAWITRNVKGLQDKIELVPIDLQNRPAWYKEKVYAQNKVPALEHNNKVIGESLDLIKYIDSNFEGPSLLPDDPEKQKFAEELVTYTDTFLKEIYGSFKGDVEKQAGPHFDYLEKALEKFNNGPFFLGQFSQADIAYASFIERFQIFLQEVFNYDITSWRPKLAKWIEELNKIDGYIQTKADPKKVVEIYKSRFMVVTHT is encoded by the exons ATGGCTACTCC TGCACAAGAAATTCGTCCTCCATCTCTCATTTCTTCTTCTGAACCCCCGTCCCTGTTCGATGGAACCACCAG GTTGTATATCAGTTATATTTGCCCATTTGCTCAGCGTGCGTGGATTACCAGAAATGTCAAG GGTTTACAAGATAAGATTGAATTAGTTCCAATTGATCTTCAGAACAGGCCTGCTTGGTACAAGGAAAAAGTTTACGCTCAAAACAAG GTTCCCGCTCTGGAACACAACAACAAAGTGATTGGAGAAAGTCTCGATCTGATTAAATATATCGACAGCAACTTTGAGGGGCCATCCCTTCTACCTGAT GACCCTGAAAAACAGAAGTTTGCTGAAGAGTTGGTAACTTACACCGATACATTCCTGAAAGAAATATATGGTAGCTTTAAAGGAGATGTTGAGAAGCAGGCTG GACCTCATTTTGACTACTTAGAAAAAGCTCTCGAGAAATTTAACAATGGACCTTTCTTCCTGGGTCAATTCAGTCAG GCCGACATTGCGTATGCTTCCTTCATTGAGAGGTTCCAAATCTTCTTACAAGAGGTGTTCAACTATGATATCACATCTTGGAGGCCAAAACTAGCAAAATGGATAGAG GAATTGAACAAGATTGATGGCTACATTCAGACAAAAGCCGATCCCAAGAAAGTGGTCGAGATATATAAGAGCCGCTTTATGGTAGTTACTCATACGTAA
- the LOC107843541 gene encoding glutathione S-transferase L3 isoform X1: MATPSAQEIRPPSLISSSEPPSLFDGTTRLYISYICPFAQRAWITRNVKGLQDKIELVPIDLQNRPAWYKEKVYAQNKVPALEHNNKVIGESLDLIKYIDSNFEGPSLLPDDPEKQKFAEELVTYTDTFLKEIYGSFKGDVEKQAGPHFDYLEKALEKFNNGPFFLGQFSQADIAYASFIERFQIFLQEVFNYDITSWRPKLAKWIEELNKIDGYIQTKADPKKVVEIYKSRFMVVTHT, translated from the exons ATGGCTACTCC AAGTGCACAAGAAATTCGTCCTCCATCTCTCATTTCTTCTTCTGAACCCCCGTCCCTGTTCGATGGAACCACCAG GTTGTATATCAGTTATATTTGCCCATTTGCTCAGCGTGCGTGGATTACCAGAAATGTCAAG GGTTTACAAGATAAGATTGAATTAGTTCCAATTGATCTTCAGAACAGGCCTGCTTGGTACAAGGAAAAAGTTTACGCTCAAAACAAG GTTCCCGCTCTGGAACACAACAACAAAGTGATTGGAGAAAGTCTCGATCTGATTAAATATATCGACAGCAACTTTGAGGGGCCATCCCTTCTACCTGAT GACCCTGAAAAACAGAAGTTTGCTGAAGAGTTGGTAACTTACACCGATACATTCCTGAAAGAAATATATGGTAGCTTTAAAGGAGATGTTGAGAAGCAGGCTG GACCTCATTTTGACTACTTAGAAAAAGCTCTCGAGAAATTTAACAATGGACCTTTCTTCCTGGGTCAATTCAGTCAG GCCGACATTGCGTATGCTTCCTTCATTGAGAGGTTCCAAATCTTCTTACAAGAGGTGTTCAACTATGATATCACATCTTGGAGGCCAAAACTAGCAAAATGGATAGAG GAATTGAACAAGATTGATGGCTACATTCAGACAAAAGCCGATCCCAAGAAAGTGGTCGAGATATATAAGAGCCGCTTTATGGTAGTTACTCATACGTAA
- the LOC107843541 gene encoding glutathione S-transferase L3 isoform X3 produces the protein MATPSAQEIRPPSLISSSEPPSLFDGTTRLYISYICPFAQRAWITRNVKGLQDKIELVPIDLQNRPAWYKEKVYAQNKVPALEHNNKVIGESLDLIKYIDSNFEGPSLLPDDPEKQKFAEELVTYTDTFLKEIYGSFKGDVEKQAGPHFDYLEKALEKFNNGPFFLGQFSQADIAYASFIERFQIFLQEVFNYDITSWRPKLAKWIEELNKIDGYIQTKADPKKVVEIYKSRFMA, from the exons ATGGCTACTCC AAGTGCACAAGAAATTCGTCCTCCATCTCTCATTTCTTCTTCTGAACCCCCGTCCCTGTTCGATGGAACCACCAG GTTGTATATCAGTTATATTTGCCCATTTGCTCAGCGTGCGTGGATTACCAGAAATGTCAAG GGTTTACAAGATAAGATTGAATTAGTTCCAATTGATCTTCAGAACAGGCCTGCTTGGTACAAGGAAAAAGTTTACGCTCAAAACAAG GTTCCCGCTCTGGAACACAACAACAAAGTGATTGGAGAAAGTCTCGATCTGATTAAATATATCGACAGCAACTTTGAGGGGCCATCCCTTCTACCTGAT GACCCTGAAAAACAGAAGTTTGCTGAAGAGTTGGTAACTTACACCGATACATTCCTGAAAGAAATATATGGTAGCTTTAAAGGAGATGTTGAGAAGCAGGCTG GACCTCATTTTGACTACTTAGAAAAAGCTCTCGAGAAATTTAACAATGGACCTTTCTTCCTGGGTCAATTCAGTCAG GCCGACATTGCGTATGCTTCCTTCATTGAGAGGTTCCAAATCTTCTTACAAGAGGTGTTCAACTATGATATCACATCTTGGAGGCCAAAACTAGCAAAATGGATAGAG GAATTGAACAAGATTGATGGCTACATTCAGACAAAAGCCGATCCCAAGAAAGTGGTCGAGATATATAAGAGCCGCTTTATG GCATAA